The following are from one region of the Halarcobacter sp. genome:
- a CDS encoding hydrogenase small subunit, whose amino-acid sequence MNNCSIKGKIVKENSLFNRLSKRLETLEKLPKLDEKKSIPQVLEEKGISRRDFMKWATAVTAMLALPANFTPLVAKAAEISDRLPIIWLHMAECTGCSESLLRTDAPTIDSLIFDYISLEYHETLMASAGWQAEHNLEHAIEKHKGNYILMVEGGIPSGDTNFYLTIGGHGNTGEHSAKVACESAKAIFAIGTCSSFGGVQAAIPNPTGAVALSKITNKPVINVPGCPPSEKNIVGTLLHFILYGTLPALDAYNRPKWAYGQRIHDLCERRGHFDAGEFVEEFGDEGAKKGYCLYKVGCKGPYTFNNCSKNKFNQHTSWPIQAGHGCIGCSEPDFWDTMGPFEEPVADRLYDTVFGGLGADATADKIGVGLLAVTGIGIAAHAAISKFKNPKDEE is encoded by the coding sequence ATGAATAATTGTTCAATAAAAGGAAAAATTGTGAAAGAGAATAGTTTATTTAACAGACTTTCTAAAAGGTTAGAGACTCTTGAAAAACTTCCAAAATTAGATGAAAAAAAATCTATTCCACAAGTTTTAGAAGAGAAAGGTATCTCAAGAAGAGACTTTATGAAATGGGCTACAGCAGTTACAGCAATGTTAGCATTACCAGCTAATTTTACTCCATTAGTTGCAAAAGCTGCTGAAATAAGTGATAGACTGCCAATTATTTGGCTTCATATGGCAGAGTGTACAGGATGTTCTGAATCTTTATTAAGAACTGATGCACCTACTATTGATTCATTGATTTTTGACTATATCTCTTTAGAATATCATGAAACATTAATGGCAAGTGCAGGTTGGCAAGCGGAACATAATCTAGAACATGCAATAGAGAAACATAAAGGAAACTATATCCTTATGGTTGAAGGTGGTATTCCAAGTGGTGATACAAACTTTTATTTAACTATTGGTGGTCATGGAAATACTGGGGAACACAGTGCAAAAGTTGCATGTGAAAGCGCAAAAGCAATTTTTGCTATTGGTACATGTTCATCATTTGGTGGGGTTCAAGCTGCAATTCCTAATCCAACTGGCGCAGTTGCTTTAAGTAAAATCACGAATAAACCAGTTATTAATGTTCCAGGATGTCCTCCAAGTGAGAAAAATATTGTTGGAACTTTATTACACTTTATTTTATATGGTACATTACCAGCACTTGATGCCTATAATAGACCAAAATGGGCTTATGGACAAAGAATTCACGATTTATGTGAAAGAAGAGGTCACTTTGATGCTGGTGAGTTTGTTGAAGAGTTTGGTGATGAGGGTGCAAAAAAAGGTTATTGTTTATATAAAGTTGGTTGTAAAGGTCCTTATACCTTTAATAACTGTTCTAAAAATAAATTTAACCAACATACATCTTGGCCAATTCAAGCAGGTCATGGTTGTATAGGTTGTTCAGAACCAGATTTCTGGGATACTATGGGACCATTTGAAGAGCCTGTTGCAGATAGACTATATGATACTGTATTTGGTGGCTTAGGTGCAGATGCAACAGCAGATAAAATTGGTGTTGGATTATTAGCAGTTACAGGTATTGGTATAGCTGCACACGCTGCAATTTCAAAATTTAAAAACCCAAAAGATGAGGAGTAG